From one Drosophila gunungcola strain Sukarami chromosome 2R unlocalized genomic scaffold, Dgunungcola_SK_2 000006F, whole genome shotgun sequence genomic stretch:
- the LOC128254743 gene encoding uncharacterized protein LOC128254743, whose translation MGNKPRRQQERVEVDEEVRTERPHKRPTSWPFWRLVYWLGVLILVAGIGVGMYFTLKADFGECSSYDVRCD comes from the coding sequence ATGGGAAACAAGCCACGCCGCCAGCAAGAAAGAGTTGAAGTCGACGAGGAGGTGCGAACGGAGCGTCCCCATAAAAGACCTACTTCCTGGCCCTTCTGGCGACTCGTCTACTGGCTGGGAGTCCTGATCCTTGTGGCCGGCATCGGTGTGGGCATGTACTTCACCCTCAAGGCGGACTTCGGCGAGTGCTCCTCCTACGACGTGCGCTGCGATTGA
- the LOC128254863 gene encoding LOW QUALITY PROTEIN: protein scabrous (The sequence of the model RefSeq protein was modified relative to this genomic sequence to represent the inferred CDS: deleted 1 base in 1 codon) produces MKDCQTFRDPKEKVSREHLNCPATMAGLSVLRPILLAVVVLQISMVSVSGAASGGVILSDVNNMLRDARTSTSEKPSQSRPETEAPESSVELLRFVEDDEDGEDLSSMESPSNGRTMEARKMGDQVRLLTKQLSALMLRRREDYEMLEHNLRKSLRLTTNAASVDADMRSELSQLREEVAQLRSSQSGNKERLTVEWLQQTISEIRKQLVDLQRTAGNVARDVQQRSSTFEDLATIRSDYQQLKLELAAQRERQQQTEVYVQELREEMLQQEQDFQHALVKQQKRTRKDGSSASVEEESGSQEANQEPTGLEPTVDHKRRHCRFQSEQIHQLQMAQRNLRRQVNGLRFHHIDERVRSIEVEQHRIANANFNLSSQIASLDKLHTSMLELLEDVQGLQTKMDKSIPELRHEISKLEFANAQITSEQSLMREEGTNAARSLQAMAVSVSVLQEEREGMRKLSANVDQLRTNVDRLQSLVNDEWKNKLSHLNKPHKRPHHQNLQQQSPQVDAPSDSVLAESLVSELENVETQYEAIINKLPHDCSEVHTQADGLHLIAPAGQRHPLMTHCTADGWTTVQRRFDGSANFNRSWADYAKGFGKPGGEFWIGNEQLHHLTLDNCSRLLVQMQDIYDNIWVAEYKRFYISSRDDGYRLHIAEYSGNASDALNYQQGMQFSAIDDDRDISQTHCAANYEGGWWFSHCQHANLNGRYNLGLTWFDAARNEWIAVKSSRMLVKRLPAVECQASGSAAADVAPLSSPKIAATTTTTTTATTATTATPIAAAPAAKANDNSVVQFVTAGQA; encoded by the exons ATGAAAGATTGCCAAACATTCCGAGACCCCAAAGAGAAAGTTTCGCGTGAGCATTTAAATTGCCCTGCAACAATGGCAGGCTTAAGCGTTTTGCGGCCAATACTGCTGGCCGTAGTGGTACTCCAAATATCCATGGTTTCGGTTAGTGGAGCGGCCAGTGGTGGCGTAATTCTAAGCGATGTGAACAACATGTTGCGCGATGCCAGGACCAGCACCTCCGAGAAGCCCTCACAGTCGAGACCGGAAACGGAGGCGCCGGAATCAAGCGTGGAGCTGCTCCGCTTCGTGGAGGACGATGAGGATGGCGAGGACCTCAGCTCAATGGAATCCCCTTCGAATGGCAGGACAATGGAGGCCAGGAAAATGGGCGACCAGGTGCGTCTGCTGACCAAACAGCTCAGCGCCCTGATGCTGCGGCGCCGCGAGGATTACGAGATGTTGGAGCACAATCTGCGCAAATCCCTGCGGCTCACCACCAATGCGGCCAGCGTGGATGCCGACATGCGCAGCGAACTGAGCCAACTGAG GGAGGAGGTGGCCCAGCTGCGTTCCTCGCAGAGCGGCAACAAGGAGCGTCTGACCGTCGAATGGCTGCAGCAGACGATATCCGAGATCCGCAAACAACTGGTGGATCTGCAGAGGACCGCCGGCAACGTGGCCAGGGATGTGCAGCAGCGCAGCTCCACCTTCGAGGACCTGGCCACCATCCGCAGTGACTACCAGCAGCTGAAGCTCGAGCTGGCCGCCCAGCGCGAACGGCAGCAGCAGACGGAGGTCTATGTCCAGGAGCTCCGTGAGGAGATGCtccagcaggagcaggactTCCAGCACGCCCTCGTCAAGCAGCAGAAAAGGACTCGCAAGGACGGCAGCTCGGCCAGCGTTGAGGAGGAGAGCGGCAGCCAGGAAGCCAACCAGGAG cCAACTGGACTAGAACCCACTGTTGATCACAAGCGTCGCCATTGTCGTTTCCAGAGCGAGCAGATCCACCAGTTGCAAATGGCCCAGCGCAATCTGCGCCGGCAGGTGAACGGATTGCGGTTCCACCACATCGACGAGCGGGTTCGCAGCATCGAGGTGGAGCAGCACCGCATTGCCAACGCCAACTTCAACCTGAGCAGCCAGATCGCCTCGCTGGACAAGTTACACACCTCGATGCTGGAGCTCCTGGAAGACGTGCAGGGTCTTCAGACCAAAATGGACAAGAGCATCCCAGAGCTGCGGCACGAGATCTCCAAGCTGGAG TTCGCCAATGCCCAGATCACCTCCGAGCAGAGTCTGATGAGGGAGGAGGGCACCAATGCGGCACGATCCTTGCAGGCCATGGCTGTGAGCGTGAGTGTCCTGCAGGAGGAGCGCGAGGGAATGCGAAAGCTGTCCGCCAACGTGGATCAGCTGAGGACTAACGTCGATCGCCTGCAGTCATTGGTCAACGATGAGTGGAAGAATAAG CTCTCCCACCTGAACAAGCCCCACAAGCGACCGCATCACCAGAATCTGCAACAGCAGTCGCCGCAGGTGGACGCCCCCAGCGACTCCGTCCTGGCCGAGTCTCTGGTCAGCGAACTGGAGAACGTGGAGACGCAGTACGAGGCCATCATCAACAAGCTGCCGCACGACTGCAGCGAGGTGCACACCCAGGCGGACGGACTGCATCTGATTGCGCCCGCCGGCCAGCGGCATCCGCTGATGACGCACTGCACCGCCGATGGCTGGACGACGGTGCAGCGTCGCTTCGACGGCAGCGCCAATTTCAACCGCTCGTGGGCGGACTACGCGAAGGGATTCGGAAAGCCGGGCGGTGAATTCTGGATTGGCAACGAGCAGCTGCACCATCTAACACTGGACAACTGCAGCCGGCTGCTGGTGCAGATGCAGGACATCTACGACAACATTTGGGTGGCCGAGTACAAGCGATTCTACATCTCCTCGCGGGACGATGGCTATCGGCTGCACATCGCCGAGTACTCGGGCAATGCGTCCGATGCATTGAACTACCAACAGGGAATGCAATTCTCGGCCATCGATGACGATCGGGACATCTCACAGACGCACTGTGCTGCTAACTATGAGGGTGGCTGGTGGTTCTCTCATTGCCAGCACGCCAATCTCAATGGGCGCTACAATCTGGGCCTGACTTGGTTCGATGCCGCTCGCAATGAATGGATAGCGGTCAAGTCAAGCCGGATGCTGGTCAAGCGCCTGCCCGCTGTCGAGTGTCAGGCGTCCGgttcagctgctgctgatgttgcgcCGTTGAGCAGTCCAAAaatagcagcaacaacaacaacaacaacaacggcaacaacggcaacaacagcaacgccAATAGCAGCAGCGCCGGCGGCGAAAGCCAATGATAACAGTGTGGTACAGTTTGTAACCGCCGGGCAGGCGTAA